The following proteins come from a genomic window of Lolium rigidum isolate FL_2022 chromosome 5, APGP_CSIRO_Lrig_0.1, whole genome shotgun sequence:
- the LOC124653347 gene encoding uncharacterized protein LOC124653347 produces MSSSTSSSAPLIHNGLSSSFPSRVRAFFPSCINPVSPFSAVASVHVSSQRSPLSPPPRAAAGGDQENRVQELRVPDSWLTPAGAAQESEWLRETLHKWLDDEYCPEPANVDISNTAARSYQESLTAKQSDVGEILMKMVGDLQELSYQESFHGAFSAANAAVRLITQRMESSPGE; encoded by the exons ATGTCATCTTCTACCTCATCCTCTGCTCCTCTCATCCACAATGGCCTCTCTTCTTCCTTCCCTTCAAGGGTGCGAGCTTTCTTCCCTTCCTGCATCAACCCCGTCTCTCCGTTCTCGGCCGTCGCCTCCGTCCATGTCTCGTCTCAACGGTCGCCCCTGTcccctcctcctcgcgccgcggccGGCGGTGACCAGGAGAACCGCGTTCAGGAGCTGAGGGTGCCCGATTCTTGGCTCACGCCTGCAGGAGCAGCGCAG GAATCCGAATGGCTGAGGGAGACACTACACAAGTGGCTGGATGACGAGTACTGCCCGGAGCCAGCCAATGTGGACATCAGCAACACTGCCGCAAGGTCGTACCAGGAGTCCTTGACGGCGAAGCAATCCGATGTGGGAGAGATCCTGATGAAGATGGTTGGAGATTTGCAGGAGCTTTCGTACCAGGAGAGCTTCCATGGGGCGTTCTCGGCTGCTAATGCCGCGGTGCGTCTGATAACGCAGAGGATGGAGTCATCACCTGGTGAGTGA
- the LOC124651453 gene encoding acyl carrier protein 1, chloroplastic gives MAHTLAAVASFSPSAVRRRLSSQVTNVISSRSSVSFHSQNMSFVSISSRPSQLRFKICCSATESAQAKKETVDKVCSIVKKQLAVPDGTPVTAESKFSELGADSLDTVEIVMGLEEEFNITVDETSAQDIATVQDAANLIEKLVTEKTA, from the exons ATGGCGCATACCCTCGCCGCCGTTGCCTCCTTCTCGccctccgccgtccgccggcgGCTCTCCAGCCAG GTGACTAATGTGATTTCTAGCCGGAGCTCCGTTTCCTTCCATAGCCAGAACATGAGCTTTGTATCCATCAGTTCAAGGCCAAGTCAGCTTCGGTTCAAGATTTGTTGTTCG GCCACGGAATCGGCACAGGCCAAGAAAGAGACAGTCGACAAGGTTTGTTCAATTGTCAAGAAGCAGCTGGCAGTCCCTGACGGGACTCCTGTCACTGCGGAGTCGAAATTCTCTGAACTTGGTGCTGACTCACTCGATACG GTTGAGATTGTGATGGGCCTCGAGGAAGAGTTCAACATTACTGTCGATGAAACAAGCGCTCAGGACATTGCGACCGTGCAGGATGCAGCGaaccttattgagaagcttgtgacAGAGAAGACTGCATAA